The following is a genomic window from Chitinophaga caseinilytica.
CAACCTGAAATTCGCCACCTGGTAGCCAACCAGCAGCGCCGCAGCGTCTTTCAGCCGGTAATAAGCCCCACCGAAAAGCTGCTGGTTGCCATCACCGGAAAGGTTATAGGCCGCATAGGCGCCGAGCATCGTTTCGCTGACGTTCGCCTGCCGCGCATAATACGCGCCCGGGTTGAGGATCACTTTATCGCTCATCTTGAGGCTCGCGTTAAAAAAGCCGATATACCTGCGTTCGATCTGGTTGTTGCCGTCGTAAAAGGATTCGCGGGGCGTGTTGACGTGGTGCACGGAAAATCCGCCGTTCACATATACCAGCTCATTGGGGAAGAACGCATAGTTCATCCCCACCTGCAGGTCCAGATAGCCCACGGAAGCCTGCGTGAAAGGTTCTCCGGAAAACATCTGCGAATCGAAGAACTGTCCGTTCCATTGCGACCCGAACGTCAGTTTGCTCAAATCCACCCGCTTGTCCGCATATCCTACGTTAAAACCGGCAGACAGCAGGCTGCTTTGCCCGAGGAGCTGGTGATAGGCTACAGACCCGTACGCTTTGGTACTGGCCAGGTTGCCGCTGCCCGCCACATCGCGGAGGATCATGCCGCCCAGGCCCACCCAGCCATACGTGAGCCGGTCGCGGAAGAGCTGGAAATCGCCGAAAACCGACATGGTTTTGTATGGCACGGGGATCGTTGCCCACTGGTTGCGGTAATTGACGCCGATACGATAGTTGCCGTCCGGGATAAACCCGGTATTGGCGGGGTTGGTAGACAAGGGCGAATTGAAGAACTGCGAAAAATGCAGGTCTTGCGCAACGGCCGGGAAAGCCGCCCCGAGGCAACAAACGAATAATATATGGTATACAGCTTTTCTCATAGCCCGCTATCTTAACAAAGTTACGTTTCCTGTTTTGGTGATCTTGTTCCCGTCCGTAAATTCGATGTTCAATACAAACGCATAGGCATCCATCGGCTGCACCGTTCCGTTGAAACGGCCATCCCATCCCAGTTTCTGATCGTTCGACTGGAACATGAGCTGCCCCCAGCGGTTGAAGACTTTCATGTCGTACCGCAAAATACCGAACCCTTTGATCTCCCACTTGTCATTAATGCCATCGCCGTTCGGGGAGAAGGCGGTGGGCACGTCGTACAGCGGATTCACGATCGCCGACACTTCCTGGCAAACGGAATCTTCACAACCGAATTCCGTATAGGCCGTCAGGCAAACTTCATACACACCGGAACGGAGGTACTGGTGCGTGGGGTTCGGATCGGTAGAGGAATTGCCGTCCCCGAAATCCCAGCGGTACCGCACGGCATTGCGCGATTCGTTGGTAAAAGTGGTCGGCGTATTCTCGATAGGCTTGGTAGGCAGGAAGGAATAGGCGGCGGTAGGACCGGGCAACACGGTAATGAAACCGGTCGTATCGTC
Proteins encoded in this region:
- a CDS encoding PorP/SprF family type IX secretion system membrane protein — protein: MRKAVYHILFVCCLGAAFPAVAQDLHFSQFFNSPLSTNPANTGFIPDGNYRIGVNYRNQWATIPVPYKTMSVFGDFQLFRDRLTYGWVGLGGMILRDVAGSGNLASTKAYGSVAYHQLLGQSSLLSAGFNVGYADKRVDLSKLTFGSQWNGQFFDSQMFSGEPFTQASVGYLDLQVGMNYAFFPNELVYVNGGFSVHHVNTPRESFYDGNNQIERRYIGFFNASLKMSDKVILNPGAYYARQANVSETMLGAYAAYNLSGDGNQQLFGGAYYRLKDAAALLVGYQVANFRLMFNYDVTTSALSAANKRQGAYEVSLLYLGLYPNRSFSHAKRYTLCPSF